Proteins from a genomic interval of Pseudomonas anuradhapurensis:
- a CDS encoding PA4780 family RIO1-like protein kinase, with amino-acid sequence MKTPKRIEPLIEDGLVDEVLRPLMSGKEAAVYVVRCGSQVRCAKVYKEASKRSFRQAAEYQEGRKVRNSRQARAMAKGSKYGRKEAEDAWQNAEVAALFRLAAAGVRVPRPYDFQDGVLLMELVTDADGDAAPRLNDVHLEAEEARTFHAFVIRQIVLMLCAGLVHGDLSEFNVLLGPDGPVIIDLPQAVDAAANNHAFSMLQRDVANMAHYFGRFAPELKNTRYAQEMWALYEAGELRSDSPLTGLFDDDEHDVDVAGVMREIDAARRDDARRRAARAEAEQGVARAEEPAPPWLQ; translated from the coding sequence ATGAAGACACCGAAAAGAATCGAACCCCTGATCGAAGACGGCCTGGTCGATGAAGTACTGCGGCCGTTGATGAGTGGCAAGGAAGCTGCCGTGTATGTCGTGCGCTGCGGCAGCCAGGTACGCTGCGCGAAGGTATATAAAGAAGCCAGCAAGCGCAGTTTTCGCCAGGCTGCCGAGTACCAGGAAGGCCGCAAGGTCCGCAACAGCCGTCAGGCACGGGCCATGGCCAAGGGCAGCAAGTATGGCCGCAAGGAAGCCGAGGATGCCTGGCAGAACGCCGAAGTGGCGGCGCTGTTCCGGCTGGCCGCTGCTGGCGTACGCGTGCCACGGCCCTACGACTTCCAGGACGGCGTGCTGTTGATGGAGCTGGTGACCGACGCCGACGGCGATGCGGCACCGCGCCTGAACGATGTGCACCTGGAGGCCGAGGAAGCCCGCACCTTCCATGCCTTCGTCATCCGCCAGATCGTGCTGATGCTGTGTGCCGGGCTGGTGCATGGCGACCTGTCGGAGTTCAACGTGCTGCTCGGCCCCGACGGGCCGGTGATCATCGACCTGCCGCAGGCCGTGGATGCTGCAGCCAACAACCATGCCTTCAGCATGCTGCAGCGCGATGTGGCCAACATGGCGCACTATTTCGGGCGTTTTGCGCCGGAGCTGAAAAATACCCGGTACGCGCAGGAAATGTGGGCTTTGTACGAGGCGGGCGAACTGCGCTCGGACAGTCCGCTGACGGGGCTGTTCGATGACGACGAGCATGACGTCGATGTGGCCGGCGTGATGCGCGAGATCGATGCAGCCCGGCGGGATGATGCGCGCCGGCGCGCCGCGCGGGCCGAGGCCGAGCAGGGGGTGGCCCGGGCAGAGGAGCCAGCGCCGCCCTGGCTTCAGTAA
- a CDS encoding response regulator transcription factor gives MPRVLTIEDDAVTGQEIVAELTSHGLEVDWADNGREGLSKAIAGGYDLITLDRMLPEVDGLTIVTTLRNLKITTPILMISALSDVDERVRGLRAGGDDYLTKPFASDEMAARVEVLLRRNSVPVTQTRLQVADLQLDLISHEARRGDQTLNLLPTEYKLLEYLMRHSGQVITRMMIFEEVWGYHFDPGTNLIDVHIGRLRKKIDSPGQSPLIRTVRGSGYAIAEPV, from the coding sequence ATGCCTCGCGTACTGACCATCGAAGACGACGCCGTCACCGGCCAGGAAATCGTCGCCGAACTTACCAGCCACGGCCTGGAAGTGGATTGGGCCGACAATGGCCGTGAAGGCCTTTCCAAAGCCATTGCCGGCGGCTACGACCTGATCACCCTCGACCGCATGCTGCCCGAGGTCGACGGGCTGACCATCGTCACGACCCTGCGCAACCTCAAGATCACCACGCCGATCCTGATGATCAGTGCCCTGTCGGATGTCGACGAGCGAGTGCGCGGCCTGCGTGCCGGTGGTGACGACTACCTGACCAAACCGTTCGCCTCCGATGAGATGGCTGCACGGGTCGAGGTCCTGCTGCGCCGCAACAGCGTGCCGGTCACCCAGACCCGCCTGCAGGTAGCCGACCTGCAACTGGACCTGATCAGCCACGAGGCCCGGCGCGGCGATCAGACGCTCAACCTGCTGCCCACCGAGTACAAGCTGCTGGAATACCTCATGCGCCACAGCGGCCAGGTGATCACCCGCATGATGATTTTCGAAGAAGTCTGGGGCTACCACTTCGACCCGGGTACCAACCTGATCGACGTGCACATTGGCCGCCTGCGCAAGAAGATCGACTCACCCGGCCAGTCGCCGCTGATCCGTACGGTACGGGGCTCCGGCTATGCCATTGCTGAACCCGTCTAA
- the hemB gene encoding porphobilinogen synthase, whose amino-acid sequence MSNQFPSVRPRRLRQNESLRTIFQETEFRLEDLILPIFVEEGIDDFVPITSMPGVNRIPEKLLAQEIERYARAGIKSVMTFGVSHNLDAVGSDTWNENGLVARMSRICKDTVPEMVVMSDTCFCEYTSHGHCGVLHDHGVDNDATLANLGKQAVIAAAAGADFIAPSAAMDGQVQAIRSALDGAGFHDTAIMAYSTKFASSLYGPFREAGGTALKGDRKSYQMNPMNRREAVRESLLDEQEGADVLMVKPAGAYLDVIADIRAASRLPLAAYQVSGEYAMIKFGGLAGAIDEGRVVRESIGAIKRAGADLILTYFAMDLARDGI is encoded by the coding sequence ATGTCCAACCAATTCCCGTCCGTTCGTCCTCGCCGCTTGCGCCAGAACGAGTCCCTGCGCACGATCTTCCAGGAAACCGAGTTCCGCCTTGAAGACCTGATCCTGCCAATCTTCGTCGAAGAAGGCATCGACGACTTCGTGCCGATCACCAGCATGCCGGGTGTCAACCGCATCCCGGAGAAGCTGCTGGCCCAGGAAATCGAGCGCTATGCCCGCGCCGGCATCAAGTCGGTGATGACCTTTGGCGTTTCGCACAACCTGGACGCCGTTGGCAGCGACACCTGGAACGAAAACGGCCTGGTTGCGCGGATGTCGCGGATCTGCAAGGACACCGTGCCGGAAATGGTAGTAATGTCCGACACCTGCTTCTGCGAATACACCAGCCACGGCCACTGCGGTGTGTTGCATGACCACGGCGTGGACAATGACGCCACACTCGCCAACCTGGGCAAGCAGGCGGTCATCGCCGCCGCTGCCGGTGCCGATTTCATCGCCCCTTCGGCGGCAATGGACGGCCAGGTGCAGGCCATCCGCAGCGCGCTGGACGGCGCCGGTTTCCATGACACCGCGATCATGGCCTATTCCACCAAGTTCGCTTCGTCACTGTATGGCCCGTTCCGCGAAGCCGGTGGTACCGCGCTGAAGGGCGACCGCAAGAGCTATCAGATGAACCCCATGAACCGCCGCGAAGCGGTGCGCGAGTCGTTGCTCGACGAGCAGGAAGGGGCCGACGTGTTGATGGTCAAGCCGGCCGGCGCCTACCTCGACGTGATTGCCGATATCCGTGCCGCCTCGCGCCTGCCGCTGGCCGCATACCAGGTCAGTGGCGAATACGCGATGATCAAGTTCGGCGGCCTGGCTGGCGCCATCGATGAAGGCCGGGTAGTGCGTGAAAGCATCGGCGCGATCAAACGTGCCGGTGCCGACCTGATCCTCACCTACTTCGCCATGGACCTGGCCCGCGACGGTATCTGA
- the gabP gene encoding GABA permease, with the protein MQTHNNNLSHGLKSRHVTMLSIAGVIGAGLFVGSGRAIAEAGPATILAYILAGALVVLVMRMLAEMAVASPDTGSFSTYADLAIGKWAGYTIGWLYWWFWVLIIPIEANIAATIINSWVPQLEIWLLSLVITLLLTATNLFSVKNYGEFEFWLALVKVLAIVGFIALGLCAIFGLLPGSGVSGVSRLWDTGGFMPNGFGAVLSAMLITMFSFLGAEVVTIAAAESDEAGKHISRATNSVIWRITLFYILSIFIVIALVPWTDPRLASEGSYVTVLDTLGVPHAKAIIDFVVLTSVTSCLNSSLYTASRMVYSLSRRGDAPACAQLTSRSGTPVVAVLLSTGAAFLAVIANYLVPAKVFGFLMASSGAIALLVYLVIAISQLRLRQRLIAQGKTLGYRMWLFPWLTWAVILFISAVLVLMLFRPDHRIEVVSTMVLALLVVCSGLLVTRRRARGMVPGGVGQGA; encoded by the coding sequence ATGCAAACCCACAACAACAATTTGAGTCATGGATTGAAATCACGGCATGTCACCATGCTGTCCATCGCCGGTGTGATCGGTGCCGGCCTGTTCGTCGGCTCCGGCCGGGCGATCGCCGAAGCCGGGCCGGCCACCATCCTCGCCTATATCCTGGCCGGTGCCCTGGTGGTGCTGGTAATGCGCATGCTGGCGGAAATGGCGGTGGCCTCGCCGGACACCGGTTCGTTTTCCACCTATGCCGACCTCGCCATCGGCAAATGGGCCGGCTATACCATCGGCTGGCTGTACTGGTGGTTCTGGGTGCTGATCATCCCGATCGAGGCCAACATCGCCGCCACCATTATCAATTCCTGGGTTCCGCAGCTGGAAATCTGGCTGCTGTCGCTGGTCATCACCTTGCTGCTGACCGCGACCAACCTGTTCAGCGTGAAGAACTATGGTGAGTTCGAGTTCTGGCTGGCGCTGGTCAAGGTGCTGGCCATCGTCGGCTTCATCGCGCTGGGGCTGTGCGCCATCTTCGGCCTGCTGCCGGGCTCCGGTGTCAGCGGGGTGTCGCGCCTGTGGGACACGGGCGGTTTCATGCCCAACGGCTTCGGCGCGGTGCTCAGTGCCATGCTCATCACCATGTTCTCCTTCCTCGGTGCCGAGGTGGTGACCATCGCCGCAGCCGAGTCCGACGAAGCGGGCAAGCACATCTCCAGGGCCACCAACTCGGTGATCTGGCGAATCACGCTGTTCTATATCCTGTCGATCTTCATCGTCATCGCCCTGGTGCCGTGGACTGACCCGCGCCTGGCCAGCGAAGGCTCCTATGTCACGGTGCTGGACACCCTCGGCGTGCCGCATGCCAAGGCGATCATCGACTTCGTCGTGCTGACTTCGGTCACCAGTTGCCTCAACTCGTCGCTGTACACCGCCTCGCGCATGGTCTATTCGCTGAGCCGCCGCGGTGATGCACCGGCCTGCGCCCAGCTGACCAGCCGCAGTGGCACGCCGGTGGTGGCGGTGTTGCTGTCCACCGGTGCGGCGTTCCTGGCGGTCATTGCCAACTACCTGGTGCCGGCCAAGGTATTCGGCTTCCTCATGGCCAGCTCCGGCGCGATTGCCTTGCTGGTGTACCTGGTGATTGCCATTTCCCAGTTGCGCCTGCGCCAGCGCCTGATTGCCCAGGGCAAGACCTTGGGTTACCGCATGTGGCTGTTCCCGTGGCTGACCTGGGCGGTGATCCTGTTCATCAGCGCGGTACTGGTGTTGATGTTGTTCCGCCCGGACCACCGCATAGAGGTCGTATCGACCATGGTACTGGCGCTGCTGGTGGTGTGTTCCGGCCTGCTGGTTACCCGGCGCCGGGCACGCGGGATGGTGCCAGGGGGTGTGGGGCAGGGCGCCTGA
- the lhgO gene encoding L-2-hydroxyglutarate oxidase — MYDFIIIGGGIVGMSTAMHLIKVYPDAKILLLEKESGPARHQTGHNSGVIHAGVYYTPGSLKARFCLEGNKATKAFCTEHGIRFDECGKLLVATNELEMQRMKALWERTAANGLERYWLSASELREREPNIVGMGGIFVPSSGIVNYAQVTAAMGAQFQRAGGEIRYGAEVVGLQELASEVIVRTHGDELRSRFLVTCSGLMADRVVSMLGLRTDFVICPFRGEYYLLPKQHNQIVNHLIYPIPDPSMPFLGVHLTRMIDGTVTVGPNAVLAMKREGYRKTDISPGDLFQTLTTPGILKVLAKNFRPGLIEMKNSLFKGGYLKQVQKYCPSITKADLTPYPAGVRAQAVSRDGKLIDDFLFVNTARSVNVCNAPSPAATSAIPIGAYIVEKVCEQVSRQGSAAPKADLAPRRRAAG, encoded by the coding sequence GTGTACGATTTCATCATCATCGGCGGTGGCATTGTGGGCATGTCCACGGCCATGCACCTGATCAAGGTCTACCCGGATGCGAAGATTCTCCTGCTGGAGAAAGAGTCCGGCCCGGCCCGCCACCAGACCGGCCACAACAGCGGCGTGATCCACGCCGGCGTCTATTACACCCCTGGTAGTCTCAAGGCGCGCTTCTGCCTGGAAGGCAACAAGGCCACCAAGGCCTTCTGCACCGAGCACGGCATCCGCTTCGACGAGTGCGGCAAGCTGCTGGTAGCCACCAACGAACTGGAAATGCAGCGCATGAAGGCGCTGTGGGAGCGCACCGCGGCCAATGGCCTGGAACGCTACTGGCTGTCAGCGTCCGAGCTGCGCGAGCGCGAGCCGAACATCGTGGGCATGGGCGGCATCTTCGTGCCCTCCAGCGGCATCGTCAATTATGCCCAGGTGACGGCGGCAATGGGCGCGCAATTCCAGCGTGCCGGTGGCGAAATCCGTTATGGCGCCGAGGTGGTCGGCTTGCAGGAGCTGGCCAGTGAAGTGATCGTGCGTACACATGGCGACGAGCTGCGCAGCCGTTTCCTGGTGACCTGTTCGGGCCTGATGGCCGACCGCGTAGTGAGCATGCTGGGCCTGCGCACCGACTTCGTCATCTGCCCGTTCCGCGGTGAGTACTACCTGCTGCCCAAGCAGCACAACCAGATCGTCAACCACCTGATCTACCCGATTCCCGACCCGTCCATGCCGTTCCTCGGGGTGCACCTGACGCGCATGATCGACGGCACCGTCACCGTCGGCCCCAACGCCGTGCTGGCGATGAAGCGCGAGGGCTATCGCAAGACCGACATCAGCCCTGGCGACCTGTTCCAGACCCTGACCACCCCGGGCATCCTCAAGGTTCTGGCAAAGAACTTCCGCCCGGGCCTGATCGAGATGAAGAACTCGCTGTTCAAGGGCGGCTACCTCAAGCAGGTGCAAAAGTACTGCCCGAGCATCACCAAGGCCGACCTCACGCCGTACCCGGCCGGCGTGCGTGCCCAGGCCGTGTCGCGTGATGGCAAGCTGATCGACGACTTCCTGTTCGTCAACACTGCGCGCAGCGTCAACGTCTGCAATGCGCCGTCGCCGGCTGCCACGTCGGCCATTCCGATCGGTGCCTACATCGTCGAGAAGGTCTGTGAGCAAGTCAGCCGGCAAGGCAGCGCTGCGCCCAAGGCCGACCTGGCGCCGCGCCGGCGGGCAGCCGGCTGA
- the cysS gene encoding cysteine--tRNA ligase translates to MLTIYNTLSKAKEVFKPLDGNKVRMYVCGMTVYDYCHLGHGRSMVAFDLVTRWLRKSGYELTYVRNITDIDDKIINRANENGETFDALTARMIDAMHEDERRLNILPPDQEPRATDHIAGMHAMIQTLIDKGYAYAPGNGDVYYRVGKFVGYGKLSRKKIEDLRIGARIEVDEAKQDPLDFVLWKGAKPGEPSWESPWGPGRPGWHIECSVMSTCCLGESFDIHGGGSDLEFPHHENEIAQSEAATGKQYANAWMHCGMIRINGEKMSKSLNNFFTIRDVLEKYHPEVVRYLLVASHYRSAINYSEDSLRDAKGALERFYHALRGLPRVAAKGGEAFVERFSVAMNDDFGTPEACAVLFDLVREINRLRDSDPDAAAGLAGRLRELGDVLGVLQLEADDFLRAGAEGKVDAAAVEGLIQARLQARADKNWAESDRIRDQLTAMGVVLEDSKGSTTWRLAD, encoded by the coding sequence GTGCTTACCATCTACAACACCCTGAGCAAAGCCAAGGAAGTCTTCAAGCCGCTGGATGGCAACAAGGTGCGCATGTACGTGTGCGGCATGACCGTGTACGACTACTGCCACCTGGGCCATGGCCGCAGCATGGTGGCCTTCGACCTGGTCACGCGCTGGCTGCGCAAGAGCGGCTACGAGCTGACCTACGTGCGCAACATCACCGACATCGATGACAAGATCATCAACCGGGCCAACGAGAACGGCGAGACCTTCGACGCCCTGACCGCGCGCATGATCGACGCGATGCACGAAGACGAGCGGCGCCTGAACATCCTGCCGCCGGACCAGGAACCGCGTGCCACCGACCATATCGCCGGCATGCACGCGATGATCCAGACCCTGATCGACAAGGGCTACGCCTACGCCCCGGGCAATGGCGACGTGTACTACCGTGTCGGCAAGTTCGTCGGCTACGGCAAGCTGTCGCGCAAGAAAATCGAAGACCTGCGTATCGGTGCGCGCATCGAAGTTGATGAAGCCAAGCAGGACCCGCTGGATTTCGTCCTGTGGAAAGGCGCCAAGCCGGGCGAGCCGAGCTGGGAATCGCCATGGGGGCCGGGGCGTCCGGGCTGGCACATCGAGTGCTCGGTGATGTCGACCTGCTGCCTGGGCGAAAGCTTCGACATTCACGGCGGTGGCAGCGACCTGGAGTTCCCGCACCACGAGAACGAGATCGCCCAGAGCGAGGCGGCCACCGGCAAGCAGTACGCCAACGCCTGGATGCACTGCGGCATGATCCGTATCAACGGCGAGAAGATGTCCAAGTCGTTGAACAACTTCTTCACCATCCGCGACGTGCTCGAAAAGTACCACCCGGAAGTGGTGCGTTACCTGCTGGTGGCCAGCCACTACCGCAGCGCGATCAACTACTCGGAAGACAGCCTGCGCGATGCCAAGGGTGCCCTGGAGCGCTTCTACCACGCCTTGCGTGGCCTGCCGCGGGTTGCAGCCAAGGGCGGCGAAGCGTTTGTCGAGCGTTTCAGCGTGGCGATGAACGACGACTTCGGCACCCCCGAAGCCTGCGCCGTGCTGTTCGACCTGGTGCGCGAGATCAACCGCCTGCGCGACAGCGACCCGGATGCGGCTGCCGGCCTGGCGGGTCGCCTGCGCGAGCTCGGTGACGTGCTGGGTGTGCTGCAGCTGGAAGCCGATGACTTCCTGCGTGCCGGTGCCGAAGGCAAGGTCGATGCTGCTGCGGTCGAGGGCTTGATCCAGGCGCGCCTGCAGGCGCGTGCGGACAAGAACTGGGCCGAATCCGACCGTATTCGCGACCAGCTGACCGCCATGGGGGTTGTGCTGGAGGACAGCAAGGGTAGTACTACCTGGCGTCTGGCTGACTGA
- the csiR gene encoding DNA-binding transcriptional regulator CsiR: MEALAPRQNSAFSGYERLKKDIIRGVFKPGEKLLMSTLKERYDLGVGPLREALSQLVAEHLVNAISQKGYRVAPMSLEEMNDIYDARANLEAMIITLAIERGDDAWEASVLAHSHTLAKVMEVKTREQRLDVWDERHKAFHTAIASGCGSRHLLQARTYLFDQAERYRHLWLTQTVFSEQALELKRQEHAALVEALLARDAKRASAMMRSHLMTPVPIIAQIMHAEGIGAR; the protein is encoded by the coding sequence TTGGAAGCGCTCGCCCCCCGACAAAACTCAGCATTCAGCGGGTATGAGAGGCTCAAGAAGGACATCATCCGCGGCGTCTTCAAGCCCGGGGAAAAGCTGTTGATGAGCACCCTGAAGGAACGCTACGACCTGGGCGTCGGCCCGTTGCGCGAAGCGCTGTCGCAACTGGTGGCCGAGCACCTGGTCAACGCGATCAGCCAGAAGGGCTACCGCGTGGCACCCATGTCGCTGGAGGAGATGAACGACATCTACGATGCCCGCGCCAACCTGGAGGCGATGATCATCACCCTGGCCATCGAGCGCGGCGACGATGCCTGGGAAGCGTCGGTATTGGCCCACTCGCATACCCTGGCCAAGGTGATGGAGGTGAAAACCCGCGAGCAGCGCCTGGATGTCTGGGATGAACGGCACAAGGCATTCCACACCGCGATCGCGTCGGGTTGCGGCTCCCGGCATCTGCTACAGGCGCGCACCTACCTGTTCGACCAGGCCGAGCGCTACCGGCACCTGTGGCTGACCCAGACGGTGTTTTCCGAGCAGGCCCTGGAACTCAAGCGCCAGGAACATGCGGCACTGGTCGAAGCGCTTCTCGCCCGGGACGCCAAGCGTGCCAGCGCCATGATGCGTTCGCACCTGATGACCCCGGTGCCGATCATTGCCCAGATCATGCATGCCGAAGGCATCGGCGCACGCTGA
- the glaH gene encoding glutarate dioxygenase GlaH: protein MNAFTQIDELVMPLPLEPHGYTIAPSKQSPRLLEITFARETVEAFVQAVAQWPVQALEYKSFLRFRVGEILDQLCQGTLRPVLLNTILNRASGGMLITPVGLDDVSQAEDMVKFTTACAHLIGRSNYDAMSGQFYARFVVVNTDNSDSYLRQPHRVMELHNDGTFVNQITDYVLMLKIDEKNMEGGNSLLLHLDDWEQCDEFFRHPLARREMRWTAPPSKKVSEDVFHAVFDTDAEGRPTMRYIDQFVQPENFEEGIWLNALSESLEGSAKKLSVPVGVGSFLLINNLFWLHGRDRFTPHEGLRRELMRQRGYLAFPKPLYQRGQ from the coding sequence ATGAACGCATTTACGCAGATCGACGAACTTGTGATGCCACTGCCGCTCGAACCGCATGGTTACACCATCGCCCCTTCGAAGCAGTCGCCGCGCCTGCTGGAGATCACCTTTGCCCGCGAAACGGTCGAAGCGTTCGTCCAGGCCGTTGCCCAGTGGCCGGTGCAGGCGCTGGAGTACAAGTCGTTCCTGCGTTTTCGGGTGGGTGAGATCCTCGACCAGCTGTGCCAAGGCACCCTGCGCCCGGTGCTGCTCAACACCATCCTCAACCGCGCCAGCGGTGGCATGCTGATCACCCCGGTCGGGCTGGATGACGTGAGCCAGGCCGAAGACATGGTCAAGTTCACCACCGCCTGTGCGCACCTGATCGGGCGCAGCAACTACGACGCCATGAGCGGGCAGTTCTATGCCCGCTTCGTGGTGGTCAATACCGACAACTCCGACAGCTACCTGCGCCAGCCGCACAGGGTCATGGAGCTGCACAACGACGGCACCTTCGTCAACCAGATCACCGACTACGTGCTGATGCTGAAAATCGACGAAAAGAACATGGAAGGCGGCAACTCGCTGCTGCTGCACCTGGACGACTGGGAGCAGTGCGACGAGTTCTTCCGCCACCCACTGGCCCGTCGCGAGATGCGCTGGACCGCACCACCGAGCAAGAAGGTGTCCGAGGATGTGTTCCACGCGGTATTCGACACTGATGCTGAAGGCCGCCCGACCATGCGCTACATTGACCAGTTCGTGCAGCCGGAAAACTTTGAGGAAGGCATCTGGCTGAACGCCTTGTCCGAATCGCTGGAAGGCAGCGCGAAGAAGCTTTCGGTACCGGTGGGCGTGGGCAGCTTCCTGCTGATCAACAACCTGTTCTGGCTGCATGGCCGCGATCGTTTCACGCCACACGAAGGCCTGCGCCGCGAGCTGATGCGCCAGCGCGGTTACCTTGCCTTCCCCAAACCGCTGTACCAGCGCGGGCAATAA
- a CDS encoding sensor histidine kinase, whose protein sequence is MPLLNPSKGWSSSTSRLLALYSFLFVAWSSILMGVLYFEVSSYLNKLTRHSMLQRQHLFAHMSGKQLDDALVASQALEERSFDAYGLFDSQLNPIGGRIRALPPELRLDGKVHELKRCLDADDPHMPRDSCDAVAIKVQDGRWLVLVRDNGSLFVVTRIILHALLWGISLTLIPGFAGWYLLRRRPLKRIRAIQAQAELIVAGDLTHRLPLSARRDELDMLAAIVNAMLDRIERLMHEVKGVCDNIAHDLRTPLTRLRAQLYRIRQQSDSDSTQAEALDQAIGETDTLMARFRGLLRISELEDRQRRAGFVQLDPHALLVELHDFYLPLAEDGGIRLELQQPAELPALHGDRELLFEALANLVGNAIKFTPEGGQVRISATQDDNGLQLAIEDSGPGIPEEERAAVLKRFYRSEEGHRHAGFGLGLSIVAAIVDLHGFGLEVGASELGGARLVLDCPLAASGK, encoded by the coding sequence ATGCCATTGCTGAACCCGTCTAAAGGCTGGAGCTCCTCGACCAGCCGCCTGCTGGCGCTGTACAGCTTTCTGTTCGTGGCCTGGAGCAGCATCCTCATGGGGGTGCTGTACTTCGAGGTGTCCAGCTACCTGAACAAACTCACCCGTCATTCCATGCTGCAGCGCCAGCACCTGTTCGCCCACATGAGCGGCAAGCAGCTGGATGATGCCCTGGTCGCCAGCCAGGCCCTGGAAGAGCGCAGCTTCGATGCCTATGGCCTGTTCGACAGCCAGCTCAACCCGATTGGCGGGCGCATTCGCGCGCTTCCGCCGGAGTTGCGGCTCGATGGCAAGGTTCATGAACTCAAGCGCTGCCTGGACGCCGACGACCCGCACATGCCGCGTGACAGTTGTGATGCCGTGGCGATCAAGGTGCAGGACGGCCGCTGGCTGGTGCTGGTGCGTGACAACGGCTCGCTGTTCGTGGTTACCCGGATCATCCTGCATGCACTGCTCTGGGGTATCTCGCTGACCCTGATCCCAGGCTTTGCCGGCTGGTACCTGCTGCGCCGCAGGCCGCTCAAGCGCATCCGTGCGATCCAGGCCCAGGCCGAGCTGATCGTCGCCGGCGACCTCACCCACCGCCTGCCGTTGTCGGCCCGGCGTGACGAACTGGACATGCTGGCAGCCATCGTCAATGCCATGCTCGACCGCATCGAGCGATTGATGCACGAGGTCAAGGGTGTGTGCGACAACATCGCCCACGACCTGCGCACCCCACTCACGCGCCTGCGCGCCCAGCTGTACCGCATTCGCCAGCAGAGCGACAGCGACTCCACCCAGGCCGAGGCGCTGGACCAGGCCATCGGCGAAACCGACACCTTGATGGCGCGTTTTCGCGGGCTGTTGCGCATCAGCGAACTGGAAGACCGCCAACGGCGCGCCGGTTTCGTCCAGCTGGACCCACACGCGTTGCTGGTGGAGCTGCATGACTTCTACCTGCCGTTGGCCGAGGATGGCGGTATTCGCCTGGAATTGCAGCAGCCCGCAGAACTGCCGGCACTGCATGGTGACCGCGAGCTGTTGTTCGAAGCCTTGGCTAACCTGGTGGGCAACGCTATCAAGTTCACCCCGGAGGGTGGCCAGGTGCGGATCAGCGCCACGCAGGACGACAATGGCCTGCAGCTGGCCATCGAGGACAGCGGGCCGGGTATTCCCGAAGAAGAACGGGCTGCGGTACTGAAGCGCTTCTATCGCAGCGAAGAAGGCCATCGCCATGCGGGGTTCGGGCTGGGGCTGTCGATCGTTGCGGCGATCGTCGACCTGCACGGGTTCGGGCTGGAAGTGGGGGCAAGCGAGTTGGGTGGGGCCAGGCTGGTTCTGGATTGCCCGCTGGCCGCGTCAGGCAAGTAG